The Phragmites australis chromosome 1, lpPhrAust1.1, whole genome shotgun sequence genomic interval cacGAAAGTTCGCAACCacttaagctacaagaagctccataagttgaTATATGTCAACTACAACGTGAGAATACATAACAATTTGGATGCATACATCAGGTCgactattaatgatgatccatttcagcaGCTTATGAagctcacattgaatgaggaGAACAATCCACTCCAGGACTAGATGGAGACCGGTAGATCAAATGATGCTcctgagcttgatgaggaggacacagacagTGACATACCCCTGCCAactcacctggtgacagacACAACGAACCCACAAGATTTACAGTGGTGGGCTGCTAAAGTGGTAGGTGACACATACCAGAAAGAGCAAGAAGCAAATGACGCATCctaagaagagcaagaagattaaggATAAGGACAAAAGATAAGTGCAAAATGATGAGAGTATGgatagtgacccaaagagccTAACTTATCAAGAATCGAACAACAGCAGCGATGTTCCTCCATGCCCGTTCTCGGCTATTGCTCCCGTACAATTCACTTGTGAGAGTCAGTTTTCACATGCCACATAAGACCATGACCACggtgccccatcctcacaaaagCATGTCATACAGGGTGGCcatgatggaccacaagatagtgggaGCTATTTCAGCAACTATGACATGGAGAGTAGTTTTGGATcgtatccgtaccactatcTTGTCCCCGATACtcagtcagagcctcctattcagtgggtctatgagtgaaAAGACTCTCAGTTTTATGCTAtattgcaaggacaatggtcaatCACTTCTGCATGGACGGGACAAATTTAGgcagagttgctatctacacAACAGATAATGCTCATGTCCATCGAGGAGTACAATACAGCCGAATTTAATCGCCCCTAAGCGGGTGGTTCTAAAGatgatgataatttactttctgcaactactttatttccatacCATGGTATTATACTCATTTTTTCTATCTCGTAGGTTGCAGATGGCATAGATACTATTCAAACTACATTTTAAGCATCGATAATCACTTTGGTAAGTATTGATGGATGTCATGTGATtatgtttttagctttttttatgGATAATtcgacatatttattaatttgagttgGCTACATATGTAATGCATacatatattcgatgaaacaattatatggtcatgctcgtattggtattagtatctatttgttgccttgaaaatttctaaaatatagtaaatgtcatgccaatttttttttttgattaaacaaaatatagcaaatctcatgccatatttgttactagtttattttttattttttatgtttttttttattttcctagaAATTCATTGCTTACGAGTTCATCCGGTCGGTTACCGCTTCAAATCGCTCGATTTTAGATCAAATTCGCTTGGTTATTTAGTCTTCGGTTTTCTTACAAACCGTTCGGTTAGTTGCCAAAATCGTTCGGTAACTGGTCCGATTCGACTGATTACCGAACGGAGAATCTGGCATTTTTTGtccaattttaaattttagcaaatgaattttatGCGAATTTTAGCCGAATTTCGAGcagttatcgcgataaccgtgCATTTTCGGTTATCGCTGGATACCGGTTACCGTTTCGATAACCGTCCATTTTCGATTACGGCTGGATACCGGTTACTGTTTCCTAACTGTAACTAAAATCTTACTGCCGCACCGTCACACCGCCACAGGCGTTAGTCAATTCCCCAGAGATCGGATCTGCGGAACAATAGATAAAACAAAAGTAGATAAAAGTGGGCAGTCGTGGAAAGATAATCTCATGCGTCTGTCAAAGCACATGTCAGCATGCATCTCATGCGTCTGTCAAAGCACATGTCAGCATGCATCTAAATCGAACACTACCCCGGTACAGAAATACCAATGCATCTAGCTCATGAAGCGTGTTTTGTTATGTGAGCTATGAAATTTCACTCTTCTGATTTGATGACAGTTTGTAAAACTTCTAGCTGAAATTTGAAGATTTCACACCGGAAAAAAATGGATCCATGTTTGATTATGGGCTATAAATCTTGGGCTGAAATTTCGAGCAGGCCCATACGTAGTGTGTACATTAGAATTTCTGGAATTGTGCCTAGTAGGCTACTACCAACCTCGGCCACCAATACACACTTTGGGCTTGGCCCAGTTATGACGTTCTTGCCGGAAACAAAATCTTGCCCATCGACTTCTGATCAGACGGTTACAGTTCCACACCTACTAGGGTTTCGGCTCCATCATCTGTAGCATAGCCGCCGTTAAAAGGCCAGTGCTCTGCTGACTTCCGAAGCTAAACCAGCGGAGGCGTTGTGCGGCGGAATCGCGGACTCCTTGATGTCCTTGATCCCTAATCTCCTCCTCCTGTTTTCTCGATTTCTCTGCGTCGCGTTTTGTTGGCTTGTTCTTACTTTTGTTCGAGTCTACTTTGTTTTCTTATTGCGATTTTGCGCCTTTTCCTGCCTCTGGTTGATTAATCCTGGGAGCAGTGATGAGATCATTCGACGTGTATGATCTTTGAAATGTGATTAGCAACAATTGCTACGTTCTTGCTGAGCTCCTCTCGCTGTGCGCGCTCTTTTGCTTCGCTCCAGAGATTTAAGTCGGTGTTGCTTGTGGTGGTCGGAAACGAGGATTTGTTTTTGATCTGCAAGGTTTCTTGTGGTGTTTTTGGCATCTCATTTGTTTTCCCGTCGATCATGTAGTGTTTTCCCAGTAGCAGATAAGATAAATGAAAGAAATAGTTTAGAACTAAAGATAATTTCTCCCATTGTCAGCCTAATACATTATGCCAAGCGGGGAATTGTTTTGTTCTAAGAAAACTACAGGAGAGTTCAAATCTTGCCACAGCCTACAGACATATTGTTCACGTAGCCTCAAGAGACATTGCAGAAACTTTTAATTTGACATGATTCTGAAACTCTAAACAGCACTAAGAAACAGCGCATAATCTTTCATCCATCCTCGAGCTTCCGTCCGTTCCTTGCTTCCATTCGTTCCTAGTTGAACCCTGCGCATGTTTGCAGAAAGCTTCAGGTTAGGTACTGAATAATCAGGCTGAACTTTCAGGACCCGAAAAATGCAGTAAACCTCTCAGAAGCTACGAATCCAGAACGAACGTACCCAGCTTGAGGTCCAAGCCGTTGCTTGGTGAGCTCGACCCTCCTTCCTCGTCTTTCAGGGTCTGAAAATGAGCAAGCTTTGGACAGACAAAATTATAAGAAAATCAGACACTAGGTAAATCATTGTGGGGGAAAGAAAAAGGACAAAGTAGGGTTTCCAAAATCCTTGGAGAAGAAAGAAGCAACCACATGGTCATAGTTCTCACTTCTCATAGCCATcttgttcaaaaaaaaaaaagttctcaAAGCCAAGAATAGCTGTTCACTTTTGCTAGGCTCCATGAGCTACCCCTGTAGATAGCTTGATGCAGTGGCTTGAACTGTAGTAAAGCGAAAGCTGTTCCACCTTCAGCTTGAACGGATTGTATGGATGGGTCTGCATCTTCTAGATTGGCGATTGTTGCATCACTTTGTGCCTTGTAATGGAGCAGTGCTCGTGACACTACCATGAGCAGCGCATGCATGATTCCTCCGAAACGAAGGGACTGCTATTTTTATATAGAATCATCCTATTTCACGCGCAGAAAGAAATGCCTATTCGTGCTACAAAATGTATACACAACACCTCTATATCAAGTCCTCTCTTGAAAATGATTAGGCAGAAATTTCTCAAATAAGTTGTGAGGGATTGTTTTTTTCTCCACTTAATTTTCCTCACAACATTAGTTAGGTAGGTTATTAATATAACAGATAGTTCTTCTGCtagtttgttttgaaaaaaatattactacctttattctcaaatagatgtcgttcTAGAATTCAAAAGTAATAAGTAAACATGTTTATTAGAGATTGTATCGATATCCTAAACGATAAGTACAAGAGAATAGAGGTAGTAGATAGGGAGATAGCTTTTCTAGCTACTTTCTTTGTTCGGTGCAGCTAGAAGCGTCCTTATTTTGTAGCCAACATGTCAGTATCTTAGTTCTTAAAATAGATTTGTTAGTTTTGGAAGCCGATTTGGTAGCCACACATCAACCCGAATACTGCTAGCAAATAGCAGGTGTCTCTAAGTTTTACTATCAAACAGTACCTGAGTTGGACTATCCAGCCGTTCAGGGATTACTGGCAGAACGGCTCTATTTCAGCACTAGTGCAGTATCGGCGTTCAGTGTGTCTGACTCATCATTGAGAATCACGGTATATTTGTGCAGAGACACTCGTGTGTAGTGTGATATTTGTCATTTGCATATGAGGAAACATAGTGAAAATGAAATAAGGGCCTAATAACTTAACGGCAGAGGAGGCAAAAGATTATTGTTCACCTCATCGCACAATCCGTACCGCTCCTCTTGCCGTCCCCTGATCTGCATATGGAGAATAGAACAGTTATTAGGACCGTCACTAGAACCATGCATCTGTCAGAAAACCAGGGTAGCAAATACTGATAACATAGGTGCAGTCAGAGCACTGGTTCAGGTCATGTATGGAGTATACAAGGCATGGGCCGATGGAGGTGTGGCTGTAGTGTATACGTACAATGTTCTCGAGGTAGTTGATCTCGCCTCCGATCTTGCGGTCCTTCTCGCGGCGCACCTTGTGCATCGCCGCCTCCAGGTTGTGCTCCAGCAGCTCCAGCGACGGCACCGTGTACTGCTCCCCGTCGTCCACCGTCATGAACCTCAGCTCCTTCTCCAGGAGCCCGCACATCTGGCCGACCTGCTCCAGCTCCGCGCGTCTCTCCTGTTGCTCATGACAAGAACACCGGAATAAATTCGCGGTCGAGCAGCCTCCGTCAGACGT includes:
- the LOC133889459 gene encoding MADS-box transcription factor 32 — its product is MGRGRSEIKRIENPTQRQSTFYKRRDGLFKKARELSVLCDVDLLLLLFSASGKLYHYLSPTVPSVKELVERYEAATHTKVWTDTRQERRAELEQVGQMCGLLEKELRFMTVDDGEQYTVPSLELLEHNLEAAMHKVRREKDRKIGGEINYLENIIRGRQEERYGLCDELAHFQTLKDEEGGSSSPSNGLDLKLGFN